The proteins below come from a single Takifugu flavidus isolate HTHZ2018 chromosome 6, ASM371156v2, whole genome shotgun sequence genomic window:
- the smarca5 gene encoding SWI/SNF-related matrix-associated actin-dependent regulator of chromatin subfamily A member 5, with protein sequence MSDNANCEEQREEQTELEEAGGAEEKSDSSDGGKESSSEAGPDGQDGSSSSSSKTKESTAGYEEKVQTDRTNRFEYLLKQTELFAHFIQPAAQKTPTSPLKMKPGRPRIKKDEKQNLLSAGDNRHRRTEQEEDEELLNESTKTTNVCTRFDDSPSYVKTGKMRDYQVRGLNWLISLYENGINGILADEMGLGKTLQTIALLGYMKHYRNIPGPHMVLVPKSTLYNWMNEFKRWVPSLRAVCLIGDRDERTALIRDVLLPGEWDVCVTSYEMLIIEKAVFKKFNWRYLVIDEAHRIKNEKSKLSEIVREFKTTNRLLLTGTPLQNNLHELWALLNFLLPDVFNSAEDFDSWFDTNNCLGDQKLVERLHTVLRPFLLRRIKADVEKTLLPKKELKIYVGLSKMQREWYTKILMKDIDILNSAGKMDKMRLLNILMQLRKCCNHPYLFDGAEPGPPYTTDLHLVVNSGKMVVLDKLLPKLKEQGSRVLIFSQMTRVLDILEDYCMWRNYGYCRLDGQTPHEERQISINAFNEPNSSKFIFMLSTRAGGLGINLATADVVILFDSDWNPQVDLQAMDRAHRIGQQKQVRVFRYITENTVEERIVERAEMKLRLDSIVIQQGRLVDPSANKLGKDEMLSIIRHGATHVFASKESEITDDDIVAILERGERKTIEMSQKMSSLGESSLRNFTMDTENSSVYTFEGEDYREKKKVITNWIEPPKRERKANYAVDAYFREALRVSEPKAPKAPRPPKQPNVQDFQFFPPRLFELLEKEILFYRKTIGYKVPRNPELPNSAQIQKEEQAKIDEAEALTEEELEEKENLLQQGFTIWNKRDFNQFIKANEKWGRDDIENIAREVEGKTPEEVMEYSAVFWERCNELQDIEKIMAQIERGEARIQRRISIKKALDSKIGRYKAPFHQLRISYGTNKGKNYTEEEDRFLICMLHKLGFDKESVYDELRQCIRNSPQFRFDWFLKSRTAMELQRRCNTLITLIERENMELEEREKAEKKKRGPKSGSAQKRKSEGTPDSRGRKKKLKL encoded by the exons ATGTCGGATAACGCAAACTGCGAGGAACAGCGGGAAGAGCAGACTGAACTTGAAGAAGCCGGAGGAGCCGAG GAGAAGTCTGATTCTTCAGATGGGGGAAAGGAGTCTTCTTCAGAAGCTGGGCCTGATGGGCAAGATGGGTCATCCTCGTCGTCGTCCAAGACTAAAGAATCGACTGCAGGCTATGAGGAGAAAGTG CAAACGGACCGGACCAACAGATTTGAGTACCTTTTGAAGCAAACCGAGTTGTTTGCCCATTTCATCCAGCCGGCCGCACAAAagacccccacctcccccttgAAGATGAAGCCCGGACGTCCTCGTATCAAGAAAGATGAGAAACAGAATCTGTTGTCCGCAGGAGA CAATCGTCATCGTCGCACAGAGCAAGAGGAAGACGAAGAGCTCCTGAATGAGAGTACAAAGACTACAAATGTCTGCACTCGCTTTGACGATTCACCCTCAT AtgtcaaaacaggaaaaatgagAGATTACCAGGTCCGTGGTCTCAACTGGCTGATTTCTTTATATGAGAACGGTATCAATGGCATCCTGGCAGATGAGATG GGTCTAGGAAAGACTCTGCAGACCATTGCTCTGTTGGGTTATATGAAGCACTACAGAAATATTCCAGGTCCTCACATGGTGCTGGTTCCCAAGTCCACCCTCTACAACTGGATGAATGAATTCAAGCGATGGGTACCTTCGCTGCGTGCGGTCTGCCTGATTGGAGACAGAGATGAGAGG ACGGCTCTGATCAGAGACGTGCTGCTGCCTGGAGAATGGGACGTGTGCGTCACATCCTATGAAATGCTCATCATTGAAAAGGCGGTGTTCAAAAAGTTCAACTGGAGATACCTGGTGATTGACGAGGCCCACAGGATCAAGAATGAGAAATCAAAG CTGTCAGAAATTGTGCGAGAATTCAAAACGACCAACCGCCTGTTGCTGACTGGAACACCACTGCAAAACAACCTCCACGAGCTGTGGGCTTTGCTTAACTTCCTGCTGCCTGATGTCTTCAACTCAGCAGAG GACTTTGATTCCTGGTTTGACACAAACAACTGCCTGGGTGACCAGAAGCTGGTTGAACGTCTTCACACT GTTCTGCGTCCTTTCTTGCTCCGTCGTATTAAAGCTGACGTGGAGAAAACTCTGCTTCCCAAAAAAGAGTTAAAGATTTATGTGGGTCTGAGTAAGATGCAGCGTGAATG GTACACAAAGATTCTGATGAAGGACATCGACATTTTAAACTCGGCTGGAAAGATGGACAAGATGCGTCTGCTGAACATTCTCATGCAGCTCAGGAAATGCTGCAACCACCCGTACCTGTTCGATGGGGCCGAACCTGGCCCGCCGTACACCACCGACCTCCACCTGGTGGTGAATAGCGGCAAGATGGTGGTGCTGGACAAGCTCCTCCCTAAGCTGAAAGAGCAGG GATCTCGAGTTTTAATCTTCAGTCAGATGACCAGGGTGCTGGACATCTTGGAGGACTACTGCATGTGGAGGAACTATGGCTACTGTCGTCTGGACGGTCAGACGCCACACGAGGAGAGACAG ATCTCCATCAATGCGTTCAACGAGCCCAACAGCAGCAAGTTCATCTTCATGTTGAGCACCAGAGCTGGAGGACTGGGAATCAACTTGGCTACAGCAGACGTGGTGATCCTGTTCGACTCAGACTGGAATCCCCAAGTAGATCTTCAGGCCATG GACCGAGCCCACAGAATTGGCCAGCAGAAGCAGGTGCGCGTCTTTCGTTACATTACTGAAAACACGGTGGAGGAGAGGATCGTGGAGCGGGCCGAGATGAAGCTGCGCCTGGACTCCATCGTCATTCAGCAGG GAAGACTTGTGGATCCAAGCGCCAACAAGCTGGGCAAGGACGAGATGCTGTCCATCATCCGCCACGGCGCCACGCACGTGTTTGCTTCCAAGGAGAGCGAGATCACCGATGACGACATTGTTGCCATCCTGGAGAGGGGTGAAAGGAAG ACTATAGAGATGAGCCAGAAGATGTCCTCGCTGGGCGAAAGCTCACTGAGGAACTTCACCATGGATACAGAGAACAGCAGCGTGTACACGTTCGAAGGGGAGGAttacagagagaagaaaaag GTCATCACCAACTGGATCGAGCCGCccaagagagaaaggaaagccAATTATGCCGTAGATGCCTACTTCAGGGAAGCTCTGCGAGTCAGCGAGCCTAAAGCACCCAAG GCGCCTCGTCCTCCCAAGCAGCCAAATGTCCAAGACTTTCAGTTCTTCCCTCCGCGTCTTTTTGAACTCCTGGAGAAAGAAATTCTCTTCTACAGAAAAACCATTGGCTACAAG GTTCCTCGTAATCCAGAATTACCAAATTCAGCCCAAATCCAGAAAGAAGAGCAGGCTAAGATTGATGAAGCTGAAGCTCTCACAgaggaagaactggaggagaaggaaaacctGCTGCAACAG GGTTTTACCATCTGGAACAAGCGTGACTTTAACCAGTTCATCAAAGCAAACGAGAAGTGGGGACGGGACGATATCGAGAACATCGCCAGAGAGGTCGAGGGAAAAACTCCGGAGGAAGTCATGGAATATTCGG CTGTATTCTGGGAGCGCTGTAACGAGCTGCAGGATATCGAGAAGATCATGGCTCAGATCGAGAGGGGCGAGGCCAGGATCCAGAGAAGGATTAGCATCAAGAAAGCCCTCGATTCCAAG ATTGGTCGTTACAAGGCTCCCTTCCATCAGCTCCGTATCTCCTATGGCACCAACAAAGGCAAGAACTAcactgaggaggaggaccgCTTCCTCATCTGCATGCTTCACAAACTGGGCTTCGACAAGGAGAGCGTCTACGACGAGTTGCGTCAGTGCATCCGCAACTCGCCCCAGTTCCGCTTTGACTGGTTCCTTAAATCCAGGACCGCCATG gagctccagaggcGCTGCAACACCCTGATCACGCTGATCGAGAGAGAGAacatggagctggaggagagggagaaagccGAGAAAAAGAAGAGGGGGCCCAAGAGCGGATCG GCTCAGAAGCGTAAGTCAGAAGGGACCCCCGACAGCCGAGGACGCAAGAAGAAGCTCAAGTTGTGA